The Nocardioides campestrisoli genome includes a window with the following:
- a CDS encoding rhodanese-like domain-containing protein: MPTASSAPPSTPPAATDPVSDDTLVAASRVRELLDDPTLEVAVLDLRTPQHRSEGHLAASTGLPFHDLEQRITLLVPRRETPVVLVADDAALAETARTVVHGLGYRAVSVLDGGTAGWTAAGGRLHTGTNVRSKTLGEWIEERFGTPTVDPETVAGWRAAGEEVVVLDSRPHGEYLHHHIPGGLDTGGGPELAYRGLQAVARPGTRIVVNCAGRTRGIVGAQSLINTGIPYEVYSLRNGTPAWGWAGLPLEHGPGSPLPAPAETTPELRAWARRTLEEAGATLLDAPGLAELRTRPSTIYVVDIRSPQEVAAGTVAGARAVQGGQLVQATDEHVAVHRAALVLVDTADLVRAAGTVQWLRFLHDGPLHVVVHEAGLAGEPARSEVPLPDVPRVTPAELGAELGADPEAGPLVVDLRSSAAYRAAHLPGSVHARREQLADLVTPATATVRRVVLVGDGSPAPADAARDLQATTLDVYRPHFAAGDLLVAGVDVRVLDGDPHDVPLALTDEDPVHAGEIADQTGPPPFGPERDAWYRAYFDWEYSLVPGAQGDPDLDFERTLR; this comes from the coding sequence ATGCCCACGGCATCCTCCGCACCGCCCAGCACACCGCCCGCAGCCACCGACCCGGTCTCCGACGACACGCTCGTCGCCGCCTCCCGGGTGCGCGAGCTGCTCGACGACCCCACCCTGGAGGTCGCGGTCCTCGACCTGCGAACCCCGCAGCACCGGTCGGAGGGGCACCTCGCCGCCAGCACCGGCCTCCCCTTCCACGACCTGGAGCAGCGGATCACCCTGCTGGTCCCGCGCCGCGAGACCCCGGTGGTGCTGGTCGCGGACGACGCCGCGCTGGCCGAGACCGCGCGGACCGTCGTGCACGGGCTCGGCTACCGCGCGGTCTCCGTCCTGGACGGTGGCACCGCGGGCTGGACCGCCGCGGGCGGCCGGCTGCACACCGGCACCAACGTGCGCTCCAAGACCCTCGGGGAGTGGATCGAGGAGCGGTTCGGCACGCCCACCGTCGACCCGGAGACCGTCGCGGGGTGGCGCGCGGCCGGCGAGGAGGTGGTGGTCCTGGACAGCCGCCCGCACGGGGAGTACCTGCACCACCACATCCCGGGCGGCCTCGACACCGGCGGCGGGCCCGAGCTCGCCTACCGGGGCCTGCAGGCGGTGGCCCGGCCCGGGACCCGGATCGTGGTCAACTGCGCCGGCCGCACCCGGGGCATCGTCGGCGCCCAGTCGCTGATCAACACCGGGATCCCGTACGAGGTCTACTCGCTGCGCAACGGCACCCCCGCCTGGGGCTGGGCCGGACTGCCGCTCGAGCACGGCCCGGGCTCCCCCCTGCCCGCTCCCGCGGAGACCACGCCCGAGCTGCGAGCCTGGGCCCGGCGCACGCTGGAGGAGGCGGGGGCGACCCTGCTCGACGCGCCCGGGCTGGCGGAGCTCCGCACCCGGCCCTCGACCATCTACGTCGTCGACATCCGCAGCCCGCAGGAGGTGGCGGCCGGCACGGTCGCCGGGGCGCGCGCCGTCCAGGGCGGGCAGCTGGTGCAAGCCACCGACGAGCACGTCGCCGTGCACCGCGCGGCACTGGTGCTGGTCGACACCGCGGACCTGGTCCGGGCCGCCGGCACCGTGCAGTGGCTGCGCTTCCTGCACGACGGACCGCTGCACGTCGTGGTGCACGAGGCCGGGCTGGCCGGTGAGCCCGCTCGCTCCGAGGTGCCGCTGCCCGACGTCCCCCGGGTCACCCCAGCCGAGCTGGGCGCCGAGCTGGGCGCCGACCCGGAGGCAGGCCCGCTGGTGGTCGACCTGCGCAGCTCCGCGGCGTACCGCGCCGCGCACCTGCCGGGGTCGGTGCACGCCCGGCGCGAGCAGCTCGCCGACCTCGTCACCCCGGCCACGGCAACGGTGCGCCGGGTGGTGCTGGTCGGCGACGGCTCCCCCGCCCCGGCGGACGCGGCCCGCGACCTGCAGGCCACCACCCTCGACGTCTACCGCCCGCACTTCGCTGCCGGCGACCTGCTGGTTGCGGGCGTCGACGTCCGGGTCCTCGACGGCGACCCGCACGACGTGCCGCTCGCGCTCACCGACGAGGACCCCGTGCACGCCGGCGAGATCGCCGACCAGACCGGTCCGCCGCCGTTCGGCCCCGAGCGCGACGCCTGGTACCGGGCGTACTTCGACTGGGAGTACTCGCTGGTCCCGGGCGCCCAGGGCGACCCGGACCTCGACTTCGAAAGGACGCTGCGATGA
- a CDS encoding S8 family serine peptidase produces MNELVSVETKRSKRQTRRRIWQLPAALTLVPLAIAAVSPGAGHGPLLPAAAASSAVVAASGTSGFQDQAWGDDTTREDEKASRKTGDWRAEADLGSLFNAAKNTGAHDVWASGVTGRGVDVAVIDTGISPVQGLDDPTKVVNGPDLSFESQNDQTRHLDGYGHGTHMAGIIAGRDADVVAGQENDPDRFVGIAPDARIVNLKVASADGGADVTQIIAAIDWAVQHRNDAGLNIRVINLSYGTSSTQPYLVDPLAYAVENAWRKGIVVVVAAGNDGAGVPVTMPAANPHVLSVGAVDHLGTKPLEDDVTADFTNSGNAERRPDLLAPGKSVVSLRTPGSYSDRAHPEGLVSGDDDQRFFRGSGTSQATAVVSGAVALMLQQRPDLTPDQVKHLLLSTADPLAEPDPVQGAGVLDIDEAVVAAAPSPAEAAQSWPAAEGTGTLEGSRGESHVVDPTDGAVLDGEIDAMGSPWDARSWRTATAAGAAWSGGEWNGRTWAGSDWSGSSWTARSWRSAAWSGDSWAGGDWLARSWRGDVWSSAGWESLSTASRSWTARSWRARSWRTVLTGPGATW; encoded by the coding sequence GTGAACGAACTGGTGAGTGTGGAGACCAAGCGAAGCAAGCGCCAGACGAGGCGACGGATCTGGCAGCTGCCCGCGGCGCTGACCCTGGTGCCGCTGGCGATCGCGGCCGTCTCCCCCGGTGCGGGGCACGGTCCGCTGCTGCCCGCCGCCGCGGCGTCCTCGGCCGTCGTCGCCGCCTCCGGGACCAGCGGGTTCCAGGACCAGGCGTGGGGTGACGACACCACCCGCGAGGACGAGAAGGCCTCGCGCAAGACCGGCGACTGGCGGGCCGAGGCCGACCTCGGGTCGCTGTTCAACGCGGCGAAGAACACCGGCGCCCACGACGTGTGGGCCTCCGGCGTCACCGGTCGCGGCGTCGACGTCGCGGTGATCGACACCGGCATCTCGCCCGTCCAGGGACTCGACGACCCGACCAAGGTGGTCAACGGCCCCGACCTCTCCTTCGAGAGCCAGAACGACCAGACCAGGCACCTCGACGGCTACGGGCACGGCACCCACATGGCGGGCATCATCGCCGGGCGGGACGCCGACGTGGTCGCCGGCCAGGAGAACGACCCCGACCGGTTCGTGGGCATCGCGCCGGACGCGCGGATCGTGAACCTCAAGGTCGCCTCCGCCGACGGCGGGGCTGACGTCACCCAGATCATCGCGGCCATCGACTGGGCCGTGCAGCACCGCAACGACGCCGGCCTCAACATCCGGGTCATCAACCTGTCCTACGGCACGAGCTCCACGCAGCCCTACCTCGTCGACCCGCTGGCGTACGCGGTGGAGAACGCGTGGCGCAAGGGCATCGTCGTCGTCGTCGCGGCCGGCAACGACGGTGCCGGCGTCCCGGTCACCATGCCGGCGGCCAACCCGCACGTGCTCTCGGTCGGCGCGGTCGACCACCTCGGCACCAAGCCGCTGGAGGACGACGTCACGGCCGACTTCACCAACTCCGGCAACGCCGAACGGCGGCCCGACCTGCTCGCGCCGGGCAAGTCCGTGGTCTCCCTGCGCACGCCCGGTTCGTACTCCGACCGCGCCCACCCCGAGGGCCTGGTCAGCGGTGACGACGACCAGCGGTTCTTCCGCGGCAGCGGCACCTCGCAGGCCACCGCGGTGGTCAGCGGCGCGGTCGCGCTGATGCTCCAGCAGCGTCCCGACCTCACGCCCGACCAGGTCAAGCACCTGCTGCTCTCGACCGCGGACCCGCTGGCCGAGCCCGACCCGGTCCAGGGCGCTGGCGTCCTGGACATCGACGAGGCGGTCGTGGCCGCCGCGCCGTCGCCCGCTGAGGCGGCCCAGTCCTGGCCGGCGGCCGAGGGCACCGGGACGCTCGAGGGCTCCCGGGGCGAGAGCCACGTGGTGGACCCCACCGACGGCGCCGTCCTCGACGGCGAGATCGACGCGATGGGCAGCCCGTGGGACGCCCGCTCCTGGCGCACCGCCACCGCCGCCGGTGCGGCGTGGTCGGGCGGCGAGTGGAACGGTCGCACCTGGGCGGGCTCCGACTGGTCCGGCAGCTCCTGGACCGCCCGGTCCTGGCGCTCGGCCGCGTGGTCCGGCGACTCGTGGGCCGGCGGCGACTGGCTGGCCCGCAGCTGGCGGGGCGACGTCTGGTCGTCGGCCGGCTGGGAGTCCCTGAGCACCGCGTCGCGGAGCTGGACCGCGCGGTCCTGGCGTGCCCGCTCGTGGCGCACCGTGCTCACCGGCCCCGGAGCGACCTGGTAG
- a CDS encoding ABC transporter substrate-binding protein produces the protein MNKKILASLTALLVGVGLNACGGDADAGSDTTVLRIAYQDIAFPALIEESGVLEGADFDVEWSNLTGPAANLQAVYSDAVDLGHVGDTSLTIEQGNAKEEWTEETVPLQIVAGWRNFENPKYPPLITAVRSDSGVDEITDGKGKKWGFNFGGYNHAQFLVGLVQAGLTEDDIEASQFADGATSAAAFNSGQVDIYSGQHAAVLESLSAGEGKIILTDADTGIPALNVWTARTSTLEDEEKVAALEEFFERMSGYWEWHDENRDQVEAVLKTALKIDEERVDLEYELRRGAFRVFDDELIAQEQQVAQTLYDGKAIPNLPEVEIEYNPLFHEQQQAISTDEFKARK, from the coding sequence ATGAACAAGAAGATCCTCGCCTCCCTGACCGCTCTCCTGGTCGGCGTCGGCCTCAACGCGTGCGGCGGCGACGCCGACGCAGGCAGCGACACCACCGTCCTGCGGATCGCCTACCAGGACATCGCGTTCCCGGCCCTGATCGAGGAGAGCGGGGTCCTCGAGGGCGCCGACTTCGACGTCGAGTGGTCCAACCTGACCGGCCCGGCGGCCAACCTCCAGGCGGTCTACTCCGACGCGGTCGACCTCGGGCACGTGGGTGACACCTCGCTGACCATCGAGCAGGGCAACGCCAAGGAGGAGTGGACCGAGGAGACCGTCCCGCTCCAGATTGTCGCCGGCTGGCGCAACTTCGAGAACCCGAAGTACCCGCCGCTGATCACCGCCGTCCGCAGCGACTCCGGCGTCGACGAGATCACCGACGGCAAGGGCAAGAAGTGGGGCTTCAACTTCGGTGGCTACAACCACGCCCAGTTCCTCGTCGGCCTGGTCCAGGCCGGGCTGACCGAGGACGACATCGAGGCCTCGCAGTTCGCCGACGGGGCCACCTCAGCCGCCGCCTTCAACTCCGGGCAGGTCGACATCTACTCCGGGCAGCACGCCGCGGTTCTGGAGTCGCTGAGCGCCGGCGAGGGCAAGATCATCCTCACCGACGCCGACACCGGGATCCCCGCGCTCAACGTGTGGACCGCCCGCACCTCCACCCTCGAGGACGAGGAGAAGGTCGCCGCGCTCGAGGAGTTCTTCGAGCGGATGTCGGGCTACTGGGAGTGGCACGACGAGAACCGCGACCAGGTCGAGGCCGTGCTCAAGACCGCGCTGAAGATCGACGAGGAGCGGGTCGACCTGGAGTACGAGCTGCGCCGCGGCGCCTTCCGGGTCTTCGACGACGAGCTGATCGCCCAGGAGCAGCAGGTCGCCCAGACCCTCTACGACGGCAAGGCGATCCCGAACCTGCCCGAGGTGGAGATCGAGTACAACCCGCTCTTCCACGAGCAGCAGCAGGCGATCTCCACCGACGAGTTCAAGGCGCGCAAGTGA
- a CDS encoding ABC transporter permease — protein sequence MTTTLQGLQGLHEHPVGLRTGPVRTVTRNYTERGRAGRTGRTSTSGGRRLPQLALRGLVPLLLLVVWQLSDTLEWVDARTLPSPLAILEAYRELWAAGDLQAALPISLQRAGIGLAVGGGTGLLLGVLAGLFVTAERAYDAPLQMLRTIPFIALVPLFVVWFGIGETSKIALIIGASIFPVYLNTYHAIRGIDPKLLEVGRTFGMGRAQTIRRVVIPMAMPGILVGWRYAAGVALLGLVAAEQINSQAGLGYILNTANQFQRTDIILAGILVYAVLGLVVDLVMRALELALLPWRPQHDSE from the coding sequence ATGACCACCACGCTGCAAGGCCTCCAGGGGCTGCACGAGCATCCGGTCGGGCTGCGAACAGGTCCCGTCCGCACGGTGACCAGGAACTACACCGAACGCGGACGGGCCGGTCGCACGGGCCGGACCTCGACCTCCGGCGGGCGCCGCCTTCCCCAGCTGGCCCTGCGCGGACTCGTGCCGCTGCTCCTGCTGGTCGTGTGGCAGCTCAGCGACACGCTGGAGTGGGTGGACGCCCGGACGCTGCCGAGCCCGCTGGCCATCCTCGAGGCGTACCGCGAGCTGTGGGCCGCCGGCGACCTCCAGGCCGCCCTGCCCATCTCACTCCAGCGCGCCGGGATCGGCCTGGCCGTCGGCGGCGGCACCGGGTTGCTGCTCGGCGTGCTCGCCGGCCTCTTCGTGACTGCCGAGAGGGCCTACGACGCGCCGCTGCAGATGCTGCGCACGATCCCGTTCATCGCGCTCGTCCCGCTCTTCGTCGTCTGGTTCGGGATCGGCGAGACCTCCAAGATCGCGCTGATCATCGGAGCCTCGATCTTCCCGGTCTACCTCAACACCTACCACGCGATCCGGGGCATCGACCCCAAGCTGCTCGAGGTGGGTCGGACCTTCGGGATGGGCCGGGCCCAGACGATCCGCCGGGTGGTGATCCCGATGGCGATGCCCGGGATCCTCGTCGGCTGGCGCTACGCCGCCGGCGTGGCCCTGCTCGGCCTGGTGGCCGCGGAGCAGATCAACTCCCAGGCCGGTCTCGGCTACATCCTCAACACCGCCAACCAGTTCCAGCGCACCGACATCATCCTCGCCGGGATCCTCGTCTACGCCGTCCTCGGACTGGTGGTCGACCTGGTGATGCGTGCCCTGGAGCTCGCCCTGCTCCCCTGGAGGCCCCAGCATGACTCTGAGTGA
- a CDS encoding zinc metalloprotease produces the protein MNLRLGLLAPLAGLSLVAASVGVPALAGPEQPAPRVVDTAARSADAYHPGHAASDGVVGTIMPAGPDRRSKPRPPARPKVKIAFVDSPNLSYLQIGEPVEVVVKVRPKATGGRVMLQRRAPVRGWEDLRRARLRASAASFRLDTSVAGTLRYRVLLPRHKKRPKAASKPFRTSVFGTPPPIPPVPPPPPMPGPQGDPNQYAFMVESRGVPARWNGCVPITWGYNPTGASAAALTDVTEGVARLAAQTGYTFTFTGETDAHALSDELRTEPQLLISFGNDVTRPDQFEPGSNIAGRGGPRMIYPSNHPGDPQEITQGDVLLRTDGYSTALNGFGVGSRYGRLVLHELGHAVNLAHVTEKVQVMVSGAFPWTAAEHRGYNLGDISGLKALGTGAGCFTQPRR, from the coding sequence ATGAACCTCCGCCTCGGCCTGCTCGCCCCGCTCGCGGGGCTCAGCCTCGTCGCCGCCTCGGTCGGGGTGCCCGCCCTGGCCGGGCCCGAGCAGCCGGCGCCCCGGGTGGTCGACACGGCAGCCCGCTCGGCCGACGCCTACCACCCCGGGCACGCGGCCTCCGACGGCGTGGTCGGCACGATCATGCCGGCGGGTCCGGACCGGCGCTCCAAGCCTCGTCCGCCGGCACGCCCGAAGGTGAAGATCGCGTTCGTCGACTCCCCGAACCTGAGCTACCTCCAGATCGGTGAGCCGGTCGAGGTCGTCGTGAAGGTGAGGCCGAAGGCCACCGGCGGCCGGGTCATGCTCCAGCGCCGGGCTCCCGTCCGCGGCTGGGAGGACCTGCGCCGGGCCCGGTTGCGGGCGTCGGCCGCCTCCTTCCGTCTCGACACGAGCGTGGCCGGGACGTTGCGCTACCGGGTCCTGCTGCCCCGGCACAAGAAGCGGCCCAAGGCGGCGTCCAAGCCCTTCCGTACCAGCGTCTTCGGCACTCCGCCGCCGATCCCTCCCGTGCCGCCGCCGCCGCCGATGCCCGGCCCGCAGGGGGACCCGAACCAGTACGCCTTCATGGTGGAGAGCCGTGGCGTCCCCGCCCGGTGGAACGGGTGCGTGCCGATCACCTGGGGCTACAACCCCACAGGAGCGAGCGCTGCGGCCCTGACGGACGTCACCGAGGGCGTCGCCCGGTTGGCGGCGCAGACCGGCTACACCTTCACGTTCACCGGGGAGACCGACGCGCACGCCCTGAGCGACGAGCTCCGGACCGAGCCGCAGCTCCTGATCAGCTTCGGGAACGACGTCACGCGTCCGGACCAGTTCGAGCCCGGCTCGAACATCGCCGGCCGCGGGGGGCCGCGGATGATCTACCCCTCCAACCACCCGGGCGACCCGCAGGAGATCACCCAGGGCGACGTGCTGCTGCGCACCGACGGCTACTCGACGGCCCTCAACGGGTTCGGCGTCGGCAGCAGGTACGGCCGGCTGGTCCTGCACGAGCTCGGCCACGCGGTCAACCTGGCCCACGTCACGGAGAAGGTGCAGGTGATGGTGAGTGGGGCGTTCCCGTGGACGGCCGCCGAGCACCGCGGCTACAACCTGGGCGACATCTCGGGCCTGAAGGCGCTCGGGACCGGCGCCGGCTGCTTCACCCAGCCGCGCAGGTAG
- a CDS encoding Type 1 glutamine amidotransferase-like domain-containing protein, whose product MKLLLTSGGVTNRSIRAALVEMLGKPVEESRALIIPTAQWGHPMCGPSSVHGLVAALPSWQTFTGLGWASLGVLELTALPTVGAERWAPWVREADVLLVDGGDATYLCHWMRESGLADLLPSLTDTVWVGVSAGSMVLTPRIGDYFVEWPSAPDDRTLGLVDFSIFPHLDLFPTNTMAHAERWAADLGGPAYAIDEQTAIAVVDGVTEVVSEGTWTRFDG is encoded by the coding sequence GTGAAGCTCTTGCTCACCTCAGGTGGCGTCACGAACCGCAGCATCCGCGCGGCGCTGGTGGAGATGCTCGGCAAGCCGGTCGAGGAGAGCCGCGCGCTCATCATCCCGACGGCCCAGTGGGGGCACCCGATGTGCGGCCCGTCCTCGGTGCACGGCCTGGTCGCCGCGCTGCCCAGCTGGCAGACCTTCACCGGGCTGGGCTGGGCCTCGCTCGGCGTCCTCGAGCTCACCGCGCTGCCCACCGTGGGCGCGGAGCGCTGGGCGCCCTGGGTCCGCGAGGCCGACGTGCTCCTGGTCGACGGCGGGGACGCGACGTACCTGTGCCACTGGATGCGGGAGTCCGGGCTTGCCGACCTGCTGCCCTCGCTGACCGACACGGTCTGGGTCGGGGTGAGCGCCGGGAGCATGGTGCTGACGCCCCGGATCGGGGACTACTTCGTCGAGTGGCCCTCGGCGCCGGACGACCGCACCCTGGGCCTCGTCGACTTCTCGATCTTCCCGCACCTGGACCTCTTCCCGACCAACACCATGGCCCACGCCGAGCGGTGGGCCGCCGACCTCGGTGGGCCGGCGTACGCCATCGACGAGCAGACCGCGATCGCGGTGGTCGACGGCGTCACCGAGGTGGTCTCCGAGGGGACCTGGACCCGGTTCGACGGGTAG
- a CDS encoding GAF domain-containing sensor histidine kinase — MKLIWLLTVAMAGVAALIALPGVLAEPGAAVPDLTWLALVPLFALAEVVVVHLPTQRNAHGHTLREIPAVLGLTFLMPQQYVTAYVLGAVVGLVVAARMRGAKLAFNTALFALEAALGALAYHAILQGADPLSLTGWMAVLVAVLLTDLISAAAVTTAISLTERAFDGEVLHEALRWGSAAAFINTCVALLVATLVLVQPSALPLLGVVVVLLVIGYRHYISLFRGHARTQLLYRFVDRTSSAGSPEEIVEIVVREAAALMHAERAYLVEFLDDHRVRCSSLVHDTLRTESLDLGGQSAWWLRSLDGDVVRHESPGRPGHREAPAPAQEPTLMSVPREGLAASLRGGGSTRYVLVVCDRTFEKESFGSEDVQVFEALAAHAGVAVERARSVGDLEALAEQLESARDAALAASNAKSMFLANMSHEIRTPLTTVLAASELLEDTELDELQGKLLERLQLSGGLLLSLVESLLDFSRIESGHTTLHEAEFDLPAMVRDIVDASLPRARRQGLVLEWAMEPGTPRLVTGDRTRVVQVLNNLVDNALKFTPHGGVRVDVRPYCDDGDRGVQLVVADTGIGIDQDDQATIFEAFRQVDGSSTRQYAGTGLGLAICKQLAELMGGTISVSGAPGEGSTFTLRLPLTADPAPAAADSDPSRQVAAH, encoded by the coding sequence GTGAAGCTCATCTGGCTCCTGACGGTGGCGATGGCCGGCGTAGCGGCGCTGATCGCCCTGCCGGGCGTGCTCGCCGAGCCGGGTGCGGCGGTGCCGGACCTCACGTGGCTCGCCCTGGTGCCGCTGTTCGCCCTCGCCGAGGTCGTGGTGGTGCACCTGCCCACCCAGCGCAACGCCCACGGGCACACGCTGCGCGAGATCCCGGCGGTGCTGGGACTGACCTTCCTGATGCCGCAGCAGTACGTCACCGCCTACGTGCTGGGCGCGGTCGTGGGGCTGGTCGTCGCCGCGCGGATGCGGGGCGCGAAGCTGGCCTTCAACACCGCCCTGTTCGCCCTCGAGGCGGCGCTGGGCGCCCTCGCCTACCACGCGATCCTGCAGGGGGCCGACCCGCTCTCGCTGACCGGGTGGATGGCCGTCCTGGTCGCCGTCCTCCTCACCGACCTGATCTCCGCCGCTGCCGTGACCACCGCCATCAGCCTGACCGAGCGGGCCTTCGACGGGGAGGTCCTGCACGAGGCGTTGCGGTGGGGATCGGCCGCGGCGTTCATCAACACCTGCGTCGCCCTGCTGGTCGCGACGTTGGTCCTGGTCCAGCCGTCGGCCCTGCCCCTCCTCGGCGTCGTCGTCGTGCTGCTGGTCATCGGCTACCGCCACTACATCTCGCTGTTCCGGGGGCACGCGCGCACCCAGCTGCTGTATCGGTTCGTCGACCGCACCTCCTCGGCGGGATCGCCGGAGGAGATCGTCGAGATCGTCGTCCGGGAGGCGGCTGCCCTGATGCACGCCGAGCGCGCCTACCTGGTGGAGTTCCTCGACGACCACCGCGTGCGCTGCTCCTCCCTCGTCCACGACACCCTGCGCACCGAGTCGCTCGACCTCGGCGGACAGTCGGCGTGGTGGTTGCGCTCGCTCGACGGCGACGTCGTACGGCACGAGTCCCCGGGCCGCCCTGGGCACCGCGAGGCTCCCGCCCCGGCGCAGGAGCCCACGCTGATGTCCGTCCCGCGCGAAGGACTCGCAGCCTCCCTGCGCGGCGGCGGGTCGACCCGGTACGTGCTCGTGGTGTGCGACCGCACGTTCGAGAAGGAGTCCTTCGGGTCGGAGGACGTGCAGGTCTTCGAGGCGCTGGCGGCGCACGCCGGCGTGGCCGTCGAGCGAGCCCGCAGCGTCGGCGACCTCGAGGCGCTCGCCGAGCAGCTGGAGAGCGCCCGCGACGCGGCCCTGGCGGCCTCGAACGCGAAGTCGATGTTCCTGGCCAACATGAGCCACGAGATCCGCACCCCGCTCACCACCGTGCTCGCCGCCAGCGAGCTGCTGGAGGACACCGAGCTCGACGAGCTGCAGGGCAAGCTGCTGGAGCGGCTCCAGCTCTCCGGCGGGCTGCTGCTGTCCCTGGTGGAGAGCCTCCTCGACTTCTCCCGGATCGAGTCCGGCCACACCACCCTCCACGAGGCGGAGTTCGACCTGCCCGCCATGGTGCGCGACATCGTCGACGCCAGCCTGCCGCGAGCCCGCCGGCAGGGGCTCGTCCTCGAGTGGGCGATGGAGCCCGGGACGCCGCGGCTGGTCACGGGCGACCGGACCCGGGTCGTCCAGGTGCTCAACAACCTCGTCGACAACGCGCTCAAGTTCACCCCGCACGGAGGGGTGCGCGTCGACGTCCGCCCCTACTGCGACGACGGGGACCGGGGCGTGCAGCTCGTCGTCGCCGACACGGGGATCGGCATCGACCAGGACGACCAGGCCACGATCTTCGAGGCCTTCCGCCAGGTCGACGGCTCCTCGACCCGGCAGTACGCCGGCACCGGCCTGGGGCTCGCCATCTGCAAGCAGCTGGCCGAGCTCATGGGCGGGACCATCTCCGTCAGCGGCGCGCCCGGCGAGGGCAGCACCTTCACGCTCCGGCTGCCGCTGACGGCGGATCCGGCACCTGCGGCGGCCGACTCGGATCCCTCGCGCCAGGTCGCCGCCCACTGA
- a CDS encoding ABC transporter ATP-binding protein, giving the protein MTLSDDRVDPTRSHPTPGPGLAGGTAVREEVVRLTGLSKSYGEQVILEEIDLAVAKGEFVALLGPSGTGKTTLLRILGRLEDATSGQATIAETTSVVFQEPRLVLAQRVWRNVVLAEGRSRDHRARAQAALEEVGLGAKADVWPKTLSGGEAQRVGLARALYREPDLLLLDEPFGALDAFTRRKAQDLVLRLWQEHQPGVLLVTHDVEESLLLADRVIVLGGGHIQADIAVDVPRPRDTTSPEFNEIKRRVLAELGQVSPHVSPDHPAHRDYGKTP; this is encoded by the coding sequence ATGACTCTGAGTGACGACCGGGTCGACCCGACCCGCAGCCATCCCACGCCCGGCCCCGGCCTCGCCGGCGGTACGGCGGTCCGCGAGGAGGTCGTCCGGCTCACCGGGCTCTCCAAGAGCTACGGCGAGCAGGTGATCCTCGAGGAGATCGACCTCGCGGTCGCCAAGGGCGAGTTCGTCGCCCTGCTCGGTCCCTCCGGCACCGGCAAGACCACGCTGCTGCGCATCCTGGGCCGGCTCGAGGACGCCACCTCCGGCCAGGCCACCATCGCCGAGACCACCTCGGTGGTCTTCCAGGAGCCGCGGCTCGTGCTCGCCCAGCGGGTGTGGCGCAACGTCGTACTCGCCGAGGGCCGCAGCCGCGACCACCGCGCCCGGGCGCAGGCCGCGCTCGAGGAGGTCGGCCTGGGGGCCAAGGCCGACGTCTGGCCCAAGACGCTCTCGGGCGGCGAGGCGCAACGCGTCGGCCTGGCCCGTGCCCTCTACCGGGAGCCGGACCTGCTGCTGCTCGACGAGCCCTTCGGCGCCCTGGACGCCTTCACCCGGCGCAAGGCCCAGGACCTGGTCCTGCGGCTGTGGCAGGAGCACCAGCCCGGCGTCCTGCTGGTCACCCACGACGTCGAGGAGTCCCTGTTGCTGGCCGACCGGGTGATCGTCCTCGGCGGCGGCCACATCCAGGCCGACATCGCCGTCGACGTCCCGCGACCCCGCGACACCACCTCCCCGGAGTTCAACGAGATCAAGCGCAGGGTGCTGGCCGAGCTCGGACAGGTCTCCCCGCACGTCAGCCCCGACCACCCCGCCCACCGCGACTACGGAAAGACACCATGA